The following coding sequences are from one Veillonella rodentium window:
- the mnmE gene encoding tRNA uridine-5-carboxymethylaminomethyl(34) synthesis GTPase MnmE gives MYIDDTIAAIATPPGIGGVGIIRVSGKDSFPIVNSLFKSAGTVPLMERQNRTIQYGTIVDPATDKTIDEVLVLLMKGPHSYTAEDVVEIQCHGGIVPVRQILKLLVNHDVRMAEAGEFTKRAFMNGRIDLTQAEAIIDIIEAKTEDSLSLAVSQLDGTVSTFVKDIREQLIAMIAHLEVTIDYPEEDIEDVTSREVREQLAPILQSMDDLLAMANTGRLIRDGITTVIVGRPNAGKSSLMNALLRENRAIVTDIPGTTRDSIEEFMTVEGISLHLIDTAGIRDTQDTVEALGVERARDYINKADIILCVIDGSTPLTAEEIEILTSVSGLNTIVLLNKSDLGHIVTDEDIQRYGTFMAIERISAKGGEGSHVLAKWVQELVYGGRVKQDNSAMISNVRHISLMEQAKGQIEQALSSIDAGMPIDFVATDLRGAWELLGDITGDTIRESMIDELFSRFCLGK, from the coding sequence ATGTACATAGATGATACAATTGCGGCTATCGCCACGCCGCCCGGTATCGGTGGGGTCGGCATCATTCGGGTCAGCGGCAAGGATAGCTTTCCTATCGTGAACAGCCTGTTTAAAAGCGCCGGCACCGTGCCATTGATGGAGCGTCAGAACCGGACAATTCAATATGGAACGATTGTAGATCCGGCGACGGATAAGACCATCGACGAGGTACTGGTCTTATTGATGAAAGGACCGCATTCATATACGGCGGAAGACGTGGTGGAAATTCAATGTCATGGCGGTATCGTGCCGGTTCGACAGATTTTAAAATTGTTGGTAAATCATGATGTGCGCATGGCGGAGGCCGGCGAATTTACGAAGCGCGCCTTTATGAACGGCCGCATCGACTTGACGCAGGCGGAGGCCATCATCGACATTATCGAGGCGAAAACGGAGGACTCCCTCTCCCTAGCCGTATCGCAGCTGGATGGAACCGTATCGACCTTTGTGAAGGATATTCGAGAGCAGCTCATCGCCATGATTGCTCATTTAGAGGTGACCATCGATTATCCCGAGGAGGATATTGAAGACGTTACATCCCGGGAGGTGCGTGAACAGTTGGCGCCGATTTTACAATCCATGGATGATTTGTTGGCGATGGCGAACACGGGACGCCTTATTCGCGACGGTATTACCACGGTTATCGTGGGCAGGCCGAATGCGGGAAAATCGAGCCTCATGAATGCACTTTTGCGGGAAAACCGCGCTATCGTGACGGATATTCCGGGTACGACGCGGGACAGCATTGAAGAATTTATGACTGTGGAAGGTATTTCTCTGCACCTCATCGATACGGCAGGTATCCGTGACACACAGGATACCGTAGAGGCCCTCGGTGTGGAGCGCGCTCGCGACTATATCAATAAAGCGGATATCATTCTTTGTGTTATCGACGGATCAACACCGTTGACGGCGGAAGAAATTGAAATTCTGACCTCTGTCAGCGGTTTGAATACCATTGTGCTGCTTAATAAGTCGGATCTCGGACATATCGTTACGGATGAAGATATTCAACGATACGGAACTTTCATGGCCATAGAGCGCATCAGCGCCAAAGGCGGCGAAGGTTCACACGTTCTTGCCAAATGGGTGCAGGAGCTCGTGTACGGCGGTCGCGTGAAACAGGATAATAGCGCGATGATCAGTAATGTTCGACACATCAGCCTCATGGAACAGGCAAAGGGACAAATCGAGCAGGCTCTCTCCTCTATCGATGCGGGGATGCCCATTGATTTCGTGGCGACGGATCTGCGCGGCGCCTGGGAATTACTGGGCGATATCACGGGCGACACCATCCGTGAATCCATGATCGACGAACTGTTCAGCCGATTCTGCCTGGGTAAATAA
- a CDS encoding methylenetetrahydrofolate reductase, protein MTLREKHKNGQFTITVELDPPKSSSAQKVFDQAARLKGKVDAINIADSPMSKMRMSPISLSYLLQHHEGIETIFHLTCRDRNIIGLQSELLGAAALGVHNILTLTGDKPDNGDHPFAKAVFEVDSMGLLDISKTLNSGKDMAGNDLDEPTSFYIGTTGNPGAEDLEIERQKLAAKIEHGANFVQTQPIYDLEQAKRYIDAMSEFNIPIMLGLIPLKSFKMATYLHEKVPGISLTQEILNRVEKGGKEAGTEIAIETLEEIKKIASGVHIMPLNDIDTTLHIIDHV, encoded by the coding sequence ATGACATTACGGGAAAAACATAAGAACGGTCAGTTCACCATCACCGTCGAACTGGATCCGCCGAAGAGCAGTTCCGCTCAAAAGGTATTCGACCAGGCGGCCCGATTAAAAGGCAAGGTTGACGCCATCAACATCGCGGACAGTCCGATGTCCAAAATGCGCATGAGTCCTATTTCTTTATCGTATCTGTTGCAACATCACGAAGGAATCGAAACGATTTTTCACTTAACATGTCGCGACCGCAATATTATCGGCTTACAATCTGAATTATTAGGTGCCGCAGCCCTTGGCGTGCACAATATTTTAACCCTTACCGGCGACAAACCGGACAACGGTGATCATCCGTTCGCCAAGGCCGTTTTTGAAGTGGATTCCATGGGTTTACTCGATATTTCCAAAACCTTGAATTCCGGTAAAGATATGGCCGGCAACGATTTGGATGAACCGACGAGTTTCTATATCGGTACCACGGGCAATCCCGGCGCTGAAGATCTTGAAATCGAACGTCAGAAATTGGCCGCTAAAATTGAACATGGTGCAAACTTCGTACAAACGCAACCGATTTACGATTTGGAGCAGGCAAAACGCTATATCGATGCCATGTCTGAATTCAACATTCCCATCATGCTCGGCTTGATTCCTCTTAAAAGCTTCAAAATGGCCACATATCTCCATGAAAAGGTACCCGGCATCAGCTTGACTCAGGAGATCCTGAACCGCGTAGAAAAGGGCGGTAAGGAAGCCGGGACTGAAATTGCCATCGAAACATTGGAAGAAATCAAAAAAATCGCCTCCGGCGTGCATATAATGCCTCTCAATGACATAGACACTACACTACACATAATAGACCACGTATAG
- a CDS encoding homocysteine S-methyltransferase family protein yields MYIFDGAMGTMLQAAGLEEGYCPELFNIEKPEVVKNIHLQYLQHGSDVITTNTFGACGLKLEDYDLQDRVKEINIAAVKVAKEAIAECKPGARVAASMGPTGRFLQPLGNMSFDSIYDTYREQAEALIEGGADFIIIETIIDIQEMRAALLASLDAREAMGKTKEDVQIICQFSFSEDGRTITGTPPEVATTIVEAMGADIVGINCSLGPEQIKPLIEKIAGVTNLPIICQPNAGMPQLINKKTVFPLTAEEMGPLMLPIVDAGATYVGGCCGTTPAHIKYIAENIATHTPKERTHIEPKTIITSRTKFLELGHHVKPLIIGERINPTGRKVLAQELRDGSFIRVKRDALDQVEAGADILDVNMGVAGMDQTPLMEKAIFELSMLVETPLSIDTLDPAAMEVALKNYPGRALINSVNGEEESITHVMPLAKRYGAALLCLPLSSGDLPERAEDRVALAENIVNRAYEYGLQKHDLLLDPLVLTLASGEDSARQTLRTLQLYKEKFGFPTVMGLSNISFGMPQRPYLNGQFLTMALASGLTTPIMNPLNYPAKKAFVSSCTLLGWDPGSAEFIKEYGYEDEASAPGNTAPKGPEKKSFDSNDPLANIRACVEQGEKEAIIDLVKKALAEGIDPLDITKKGLSEAMNVVGDKFGSGKLFLPQVMLAAETMQSAFNTIKEIIPASESLDKGTVVVATVKGDIHDLGKNIVAALLENNGYKIVDLGKDVDPEEIVQAIKDNKAALVGICSLMTTTMPQIDNTIAVIRAAGLKTKVMVGGAVVSQDYADQAGADIYAKDGIAAVNQANDFFETLK; encoded by the coding sequence ATGTATATATTTGACGGCGCTATGGGCACAATGCTACAAGCTGCAGGCTTGGAAGAGGGGTATTGTCCCGAATTATTCAACATAGAAAAACCGGAAGTAGTAAAAAACATTCACCTGCAATACTTACAACACGGCAGTGATGTTATTACAACAAATACATTCGGCGCCTGTGGTCTAAAGCTGGAAGACTACGACTTACAAGATCGTGTAAAAGAAATCAATATAGCCGCTGTAAAGGTAGCAAAAGAGGCTATAGCGGAATGCAAGCCGGGTGCTCGCGTAGCCGCTTCAATGGGGCCTACAGGACGTTTTCTACAACCTTTAGGTAATATGAGCTTTGACTCTATTTATGATACGTATAGAGAACAGGCTGAAGCCTTAATTGAAGGCGGAGCTGATTTTATCATCATAGAAACAATTATCGATATACAGGAAATGCGTGCCGCCTTATTGGCATCCCTGGATGCTCGTGAAGCAATGGGGAAAACAAAGGAAGATGTTCAAATCATCTGTCAGTTTTCTTTCAGCGAAGATGGACGTACCATCACGGGGACACCGCCTGAAGTGGCAACGACCATTGTGGAAGCAATGGGTGCAGATATCGTAGGTATCAACTGTTCTCTAGGACCGGAACAGATCAAACCGCTCATAGAAAAGATTGCAGGCGTTACTAATCTACCGATTATCTGTCAACCAAATGCAGGTATGCCGCAACTTATCAATAAAAAAACCGTATTTCCGCTCACAGCGGAGGAAATGGGACCGTTGATGCTGCCTATCGTGGATGCCGGTGCCACATATGTAGGCGGGTGCTGCGGCACTACTCCGGCGCATATCAAATACATTGCCGAGAACATAGCGACACATACGCCAAAAGAACGAACTCATATAGAACCTAAAACAATCATCACAAGCCGCACCAAATTTTTGGAACTGGGACATCATGTAAAACCGCTCATCATCGGCGAGCGTATCAATCCTACAGGCCGTAAGGTTCTCGCACAGGAGCTTCGCGACGGATCCTTCATACGCGTAAAACGCGATGCTCTTGATCAGGTAGAGGCCGGTGCTGATATTCTCGACGTCAATATGGGCGTAGCCGGTATGGATCAGACACCGTTGATGGAAAAGGCTATCTTCGAGCTGTCCATGCTCGTTGAAACACCGTTATCCATCGATACATTAGATCCTGCTGCAATGGAAGTCGCCCTTAAAAATTATCCGGGGCGCGCCCTTATCAACTCCGTAAATGGGGAGGAGGAGTCCATCACTCACGTTATGCCGTTGGCAAAACGCTACGGCGCAGCACTACTTTGTTTACCGCTCTCCAGCGGTGACCTTCCGGAAAGGGCGGAGGATCGTGTCGCTTTAGCTGAAAACATCGTTAATCGTGCCTACGAATATGGTTTACAGAAACATGATCTATTACTGGATCCTTTGGTATTGACACTTGCCAGCGGCGAGGACAGTGCACGCCAGACATTGCGTACATTACAGCTATACAAAGAAAAATTCGGCTTCCCGACGGTGATGGGCTTATCCAACATTTCCTTCGGTATGCCGCAACGACCATATTTAAACGGTCAATTCTTAACGATGGCTCTCGCATCCGGTTTGACAACACCAATTATGAATCCGTTGAACTATCCTGCAAAAAAAGCCTTCGTATCCAGCTGCACTCTGCTCGGATGGGATCCGGGCTCCGCGGAGTTTATCAAGGAATACGGCTACGAAGACGAAGCGAGTGCACCGGGTAATACTGCACCTAAAGGACCAGAAAAGAAAAGCTTTGACAGCAATGATCCGTTGGCCAATATCCGTGCCTGCGTAGAGCAGGGGGAAAAGGAGGCCATCATAGACCTTGTAAAGAAAGCCCTAGCTGAAGGCATCGATCCGTTGGACATTACAAAAAAGGGCTTATCCGAAGCAATGAACGTCGTAGGTGATAAATTCGGTTCAGGAAAACTGTTCCTGCCACAAGTTATGCTCGCTGCGGAAACGATGCAGTCCGCTTTCAACACGATTAAAGAAATCATTCCGGCCAGTGAAAGTCTCGATAAAGGTACCGTCGTGGTAGCAACCGTAAAGGGGGATATCCACGACCTGGGCAAGAATATCGTTGCGGCACTGCTCGAAAATAACGGCTACAAAATTGTCGACCTCGGTAAAGATGTAGATCCCGAGGAAATCGTGCAGGCCATTAAGGACAATAAGGCGGCTCTCGTCGGCATCTGTTCCCTGATGACCACCACGATGCCGCAAATCGACAATACCATCGCCGTCATCCGCGCGGCCGGCCTTAAAACCAAAGTCATGGTAGGGGGCGCCGTTGTTTCTCAAGACTATGCGGACCAGGCGGGCGCAGATATCTATGCAAAAGACGGCATCGCAGCCGTTAACCAGGCTAACGACTTTTTTGAAACATTAAAATAA
- a CDS encoding ParB/RepB/Spo0J family partition protein gives MPRETKSKKGKGLGLGKGIDSLIGMESVEAALGEKEIHELPISEVVPNVDQPRKNFDEDSLATLAESIKNLGIFQPIVVRKQKNKYQIVAGERRYRAAIMAGLKTVPVVVKKYNTEEMTEVALVENLQREGLDPIEEALAYQGLMDVYKQTQEMISARLGRSRSYIANMVRLLKLCDSVQKDLIEGDLTVGQARPLLALRSAAQQMEAAERIKEEDLSAREAEQLVKAMQNKTVRKKVGKPQDTAEVRALVERLKLSLGSPVNIKFRAGKKVQGKIEIAFTSEAELERLIAYMDGHEQDDNDSVSMEFRV, from the coding sequence ATGCCAAGAGAGACTAAGAGTAAAAAGGGTAAAGGGTTAGGCCTTGGTAAGGGGATAGACAGCTTAATAGGCATGGAATCCGTAGAGGCTGCGCTAGGGGAGAAGGAGATTCATGAGTTACCGATTTCCGAAGTAGTCCCTAATGTGGATCAGCCTCGTAAAAATTTTGATGAAGATAGTTTAGCTACTTTGGCGGAGTCTATTAAGAATCTTGGCATTTTTCAACCGATTGTGGTTCGTAAACAAAAGAATAAATATCAAATTGTCGCCGGTGAACGCCGTTATCGGGCTGCTATCATGGCTGGGCTAAAAACAGTTCCTGTGGTGGTAAAGAAATATAATACCGAGGAAATGACAGAGGTTGCGCTTGTTGAAAATTTACAGCGTGAAGGTTTGGATCCTATTGAGGAAGCATTGGCATACCAAGGCTTAATGGATGTATATAAGCAGACGCAGGAGATGATTTCTGCACGCTTAGGCCGTAGCCGTTCTTACATTGCGAATATGGTTCGTCTATTAAAACTCTGCGATTCCGTACAAAAAGACTTAATAGAAGGGGACTTGACTGTCGGTCAGGCTCGTCCGTTGTTGGCGCTTCGTAGTGCGGCGCAACAGATGGAAGCGGCTGAGCGTATTAAAGAAGAAGATCTCAGTGCTCGTGAAGCGGAGCAATTAGTAAAAGCGATGCAGAATAAGACCGTTCGCAAAAAAGTCGGTAAACCGCAAGATACGGCTGAAGTGCGTGCGTTGGTAGAACGCTTGAAACTCAGCCTCGGTTCTCCTGTAAATATTAAATTCAGAGCCGGTAAAAAGGTGCAGGGCAAGATTGAGATCGCTTTCACATCGGAAGCCGAATTGGAACGACTCATCGCCTATATGGATGGTCATGAACAAGATGATAATGATTCGGTTTCGATGGAGTTTAGAGTATAG
- a CDS encoding ParA family protein — protein MGKVIAITNQKGGVGKTTTSVNLSACLADEGKKVLLVDLDPQGNASSGLGIEKNDLELCVHDVLIDGESITSIIQPTMIEQLYIAPATIQLAGAEVELVSVVSRETMLKKALAPVRDEYDFIIIDCPPSLGLLTLNAFTAADSVLIPIQSEFYALEGVSQLVKTITIVQQTSNKDLVIEGVLLTMFDGRTNLSIQVADEVKKFFGSKVYKTIIPRNVRLSEAPSYGEPIIIYDPKSKGAVVYSKLAKEVIKDAKRD, from the coding sequence GTGGGTAAGGTTATAGCTATTACTAATCAAAAAGGTGGGGTCGGAAAGACCACGACATCGGTAAATTTGAGTGCTTGTTTAGCTGATGAAGGTAAAAAAGTACTGCTTGTGGACTTGGATCCGCAGGGAAATGCGAGTTCCGGTTTAGGTATAGAAAAGAACGATTTGGAGCTATGTGTTCACGATGTATTGATTGATGGCGAAAGCATTACGTCAATTATTCAGCCGACTATGATTGAACAGCTTTATATTGCGCCTGCTACGATTCAATTAGCCGGAGCGGAAGTGGAACTTGTTTCCGTTGTTTCACGTGAAACAATGTTAAAAAAGGCTTTGGCACCTGTTCGTGATGAATATGATTTTATTATTATTGATTGTCCGCCATCATTGGGGTTATTAACGCTAAATGCATTTACAGCGGCAGATAGTGTATTGATTCCAATCCAAAGCGAATTCTATGCACTGGAAGGAGTCAGTCAGCTGGTAAAAACCATTACCATTGTACAACAGACCTCTAATAAGGATTTAGTTATCGAAGGCGTATTGTTGACAATGTTTGATGGTCGTACTAATCTATCCATTCAAGTGGCGGACGAAGTGAAAAAGTTCTTCGGGTCTAAGGTATATAAGACGATTATTCCGCGTAATGTACGTTTAAGCGAAGCGCCTAGTTATGGGGAACCGATTATTATTTATGATCCGAAGTCAAAAGGGGCAGTAGTGTATAGTAAGTTGGCGAAAGAGGTTATTAAAGATGCCAAGAGAGACTAA
- the rsmG gene encoding 16S rRNA (guanine(527)-N(7))-methyltransferase RsmG produces the protein MKEKYMVPIAAETDFVAYMLEQMEVFGLPCTEDQAKDFYTYYTMLIETNKYLNLTAITDMREVVVKHMIDSLSCYDKKIISSGSSIIDVGSGAGFPGIPLAIYDRTLCITLFDSLKKRLTFLESVIDALHLDNCTTLHGRAEDLSHQDYRESFDFAMSRAVARLPVLLEWTVPYVKVGGCVIALKGAAYEEEIGESEKALSTLGAKLSEVRPITLPTISDKRAVLYIQKIGPTPKKYPRKPKDIKERPL, from the coding sequence ATGAAAGAAAAATACATGGTTCCTATCGCTGCAGAGACTGATTTTGTAGCATATATGCTGGAACAGATGGAGGTTTTCGGTCTACCTTGTACGGAGGATCAGGCGAAGGATTTTTATACGTACTATACGATGCTCATTGAAACCAATAAATATCTGAATTTAACGGCAATTACGGATATGCGGGAAGTCGTTGTGAAACACATGATCGACTCCCTCTCCTGTTACGATAAAAAAATCATTTCGTCCGGCTCCTCTATTATCGATGTCGGTTCCGGTGCCGGTTTTCCAGGCATTCCGCTGGCTATTTATGACAGGACCTTGTGTATCACCCTCTTCGACTCTTTGAAAAAACGTCTTACCTTTCTCGAGTCCGTCATCGATGCGCTTCATCTCGATAATTGCACGACGTTGCACGGTCGTGCTGAGGACCTGAGTCATCAGGATTACCGTGAAAGCTTCGATTTTGCCATGTCTCGTGCGGTGGCAAGATTGCCGGTTCTTCTCGAGTGGACCGTTCCCTATGTGAAAGTAGGCGGCTGTGTCATTGCCCTTAAAGGCGCCGCATATGAAGAGGAAATCGGTGAATCCGAAAAGGCGCTTTCTACATTGGGCGCCAAGCTTTCAGAGGTCCGCCCCATCACATTACCGACTATTTCCGATAAACGAGCTGTGTTATATATACAAAAAATCGGCCCGACGCCGAAAAAATACCCTCGTAAGCCTAAGGATATTAAAGAAAGACCGTTATAA
- a CDS encoding vitamin B12 dependent-methionine synthase activation domain-containing protein: protein MPIYNGMLPAIDKAEVKRYAGLRHAEDFPENYVNEACKEIQLLATPKGVYQEYDYDAETCTILSNPPLKIVGSVIEKHLEKSTKVYVLGVTVGEDVEIRSEQLFKQGKYTIGLLLDAAATTAVEQVADQVNEVINTIAKKQGYKPTWRFSPGYGNWPLEIQTELANIIKTEQIGLQVTENFLLFPRKSVTAIIGLMPANEDINTKRGCTSCSQKDCASRKLPEKVTATTKENEVNTVNTTNKTPCEKSINTADESGITMKGQPEIK, encoded by the coding sequence ATGCCCATATATAATGGAATGCTTCCTGCTATTGATAAAGCAGAAGTAAAACGATACGCAGGATTACGTCATGCGGAAGACTTTCCGGAAAATTATGTAAACGAAGCATGTAAAGAGATCCAATTACTTGCGACACCTAAAGGTGTATATCAGGAATACGATTATGATGCAGAAACGTGCACAATTTTAAGTAATCCACCATTAAAAATCGTCGGTTCCGTCATCGAAAAGCATCTGGAAAAGTCTACAAAAGTCTATGTATTAGGCGTTACCGTAGGGGAAGATGTGGAAATTCGCAGCGAACAACTCTTTAAACAAGGTAAATACACGATAGGACTGTTACTTGATGCAGCTGCAACAACGGCAGTTGAACAGGTAGCCGATCAGGTCAATGAAGTAATCAATACAATTGCAAAAAAACAAGGCTATAAGCCTACATGGCGTTTCAGCCCTGGTTATGGTAACTGGCCCTTAGAGATACAAACAGAACTGGCAAATATAATCAAAACAGAGCAAATAGGATTACAAGTAACAGAAAACTTTCTGTTATTTCCAAGAAAATCTGTAACAGCTATCATAGGACTTATGCCGGCTAATGAAGATATTAACACAAAGCGCGGTTGTACCTCATGTTCACAAAAAGACTGTGCATCCCGCAAGCTACCGGAAAAAGTAACTGCAACGACTAAAGAAAATGAAGTTAATACGGTAAATACCACTAATAAAACACCTTGTGAAAAGAGTATAAATACGGCTGATGAATCAGGTATTACCATGAAAGGACAGCCGGAAATCAAATAA
- the jag gene encoding RNA-binding cell elongation regulator Jag/EloR, with protein MEFIDVSAKTVEDAIAKGVAQLTTDGQELVETKVLEQPTNGFLGIGRKPAVVRLFFTAMSKSADSDESIVANEESVAVATEPVATDEVDVADVVENSGEAKAAKKELSKEEQQVIAEKGKQFLDDMFTQMGLTVFIEKMMTPDKITFQVHGEELGILIGKHGQTLDAIQYLTNLVAHKDVSGHCHIVVDVENYRSRREETLVNLAKRLASKVKRNRQKVSLEPMNAFERKIIHTALQGDQHIITNSEGDEPFRHVVIAYKK; from the coding sequence ATGGAATTTATCGATGTATCTGCCAAAACAGTTGAAGATGCCATTGCCAAGGGCGTAGCTCAATTAACCACTGACGGTCAGGAACTGGTGGAAACCAAGGTCTTGGAACAACCGACAAACGGTTTTTTGGGTATCGGTCGTAAACCGGCTGTCGTTCGATTATTTTTTACCGCTATGTCCAAATCCGCCGATTCTGATGAAAGCATCGTCGCTAATGAGGAATCTGTGGCTGTTGCTACTGAACCTGTGGCTACCGATGAGGTCGATGTAGCGGATGTTGTGGAAAATTCCGGCGAAGCGAAAGCGGCTAAAAAAGAGCTATCCAAAGAGGAACAACAAGTTATTGCCGAAAAGGGTAAACAATTCCTTGACGATATGTTTACGCAGATGGGTCTTACCGTGTTCATCGAAAAAATGATGACTCCGGATAAGATCACATTCCAAGTACACGGTGAAGAACTGGGTATCTTGATCGGTAAACATGGTCAAACATTGGATGCCATTCAATACTTGACGAATCTTGTGGCACACAAAGATGTGTCGGGCCATTGTCATATCGTGGTGGATGTGGAAAATTACCGCTCCCGTCGTGAAGAAACATTGGTAAATCTTGCGAAACGATTGGCTTCGAAGGTAAAACGAAACCGTCAAAAGGTGTCTTTGGAACCGATGAATGCTTTTGAGCGTAAGATTATTCACACCGCGCTACAAGGCGATCAGCATATTATAACGAATAGTGAAGGGGACGAACCGTTCCGTCACGTTGTGATCGCGTATAAAAAATAA
- the mnmG gene encoding tRNA uridine-5-carboxymethylaminomethyl(34) synthesis enzyme MnmG: MYTVDNYDVIVIGGGHAGCEAALACARMGHRTLMATISLDNIALMPCNPAVGGPGKSHLVYEVDALGGQMGINADATAIQMRMLNMGKGPAVHSLRCQSDKIEYQHLMKETVENTENLNVKQIMVTELAVEDGKVTGIVTELGEFYGAKAVILCTGTYLKGKILIGDTSYTGGPNGQRTAESFSQSLLENGIELMRFKTGTPARVDKRTLNLDNMAVQEGDVHHHSFSFMNEWMDRNERVCWLTYTNKETHDIIKSNIHRAPMYSGKIEGVGPRYCPSIEDKVVRFADKERHQLFVEPEGSNTNEMYVQGMSTSLPMDVQYAFLRTIPGLENVEIMRPAYAIEYDCLNPLQLTPALQVKHIEGLYSAGQANGTSGYEEAAAQGLMAGINAALWIDGKDPFILARSEAYIGVLIDDLVTKGTNEPYRMMTSRSEYRLLLRQDNADLRLTEKGRAIGLVKDDRWAKFLAKKAAIEEGMELLQTTPVNPSKETQELLASMGTAPIKTGIRAYDLVKRNELSYGVVADAFGLKRFDPDVEEEIDISITYEGYIKKQMDQVDKVRKLEEKILPKEWDYTQIKGISLEAQQKLNKIRPHSIGQASRISGVSPADVSVLLIQLEQYNRSK; encoded by the coding sequence ATGTATACAGTAGATAATTATGATGTCATCGTCATCGGCGGCGGTCATGCCGGTTGTGAGGCGGCTCTCGCCTGCGCCCGCATGGGTCATCGCACGTTGATGGCGACCATCAGTTTGGATAATATTGCACTCATGCCGTGCAACCCTGCCGTGGGCGGACCCGGTAAAAGTCATCTTGTTTATGAGGTTGACGCGTTGGGCGGTCAAATGGGCATCAATGCGGATGCGACGGCTATTCAAATGCGTATGCTCAACATGGGAAAAGGCCCTGCGGTTCATTCCCTCCGTTGCCAATCTGACAAGATTGAATACCAGCACTTGATGAAAGAAACCGTGGAAAATACGGAAAATCTCAATGTGAAACAGATCATGGTGACCGAACTCGCCGTTGAAGACGGCAAGGTAACGGGCATTGTGACGGAATTGGGCGAGTTTTACGGCGCCAAGGCCGTCATTCTCTGTACGGGTACGTATCTGAAGGGCAAAATCCTAATCGGCGATACGTCTTATACGGGCGGTCCGAACGGACAGCGGACGGCGGAGTCGTTTTCGCAATCTTTACTCGAGAACGGCATTGAACTGATGCGGTTTAAAACGGGTACGCCGGCACGTGTGGATAAAAGAACCCTTAATTTAGATAATATGGCCGTTCAGGAAGGCGATGTGCACCATCATTCGTTTTCTTTTATGAATGAATGGATGGACCGCAATGAACGTGTGTGCTGGTTGACCTATACGAATAAGGAAACACACGACATTATTAAAAGCAATATTCATCGTGCTCCGATGTACAGCGGTAAAATTGAAGGCGTAGGCCCCCGGTACTGCCCTTCCATCGAGGATAAGGTGGTGCGCTTTGCGGATAAGGAACGTCATCAGCTGTTCGTAGAACCGGAAGGCAGCAACACGAATGAAATGTATGTGCAAGGCATGAGCACGTCCCTTCCTATGGACGTGCAGTATGCATTTTTGCGGACCATTCCCGGCCTTGAAAATGTAGAAATAATGCGCCCGGCGTATGCCATCGAATACGACTGTCTGAATCCGTTACAGTTGACGCCGGCTTTGCAGGTAAAACATATCGAAGGCCTTTACTCCGCCGGTCAGGCGAACGGTACGTCCGGCTATGAAGAAGCGGCGGCGCAAGGACTCATGGCGGGCATTAATGCGGCATTGTGGATTGATGGCAAGGATCCTTTCATCCTGGCTCGCTCCGAAGCGTACATCGGCGTTCTCATCGACGATCTCGTGACGAAGGGAACGAATGAACCGTATCGCATGATGACGAGTCGCAGCGAATATCGTTTACTGTTGCGTCAGGACAATGCGGATTTGCGTCTCACTGAAAAAGGTCGCGCCATCGGTCTTGTGAAAGATGACCGTTGGGCAAAATTCCTCGCTAAAAAGGCTGCTATCGAAGAAGGCATGGAATTGCTGCAGACAACGCCGGTCAATCCGTCGAAGGAAACACAGGAATTGCTTGCGTCTATGGGGACAGCACCGATCAAGACGGGTATTCGAGCCTATGATTTGGTGAAGCGTAATGAATTATCCTACGGTGTCGTTGCTGATGCGTTCGGCCTCAAGCGTTTCGATCCGGATGTGGAGGAGGAAATCGATATTTCCATTACCTATGAAGGATATATCAAAAAGCAGATGGATCAGGTGGATAAAGTTCGCAAACTGGAAGAAAAAATTCTTCCAAAGGAATGGGATTACACGCAAATTAAAGGTATTTCTCTTGAAGCTCAACAAAAGCTTAACAAAATCCGCCCTCATTCCATCGGCCAGGCGAGCCGCATCTCCGGTGTTTCTCCGGCAGACGTGTCGGTACTGTTGATTCAATTGGAACAATACAACCGAAGCAAGTAA